The following are from one region of the Nicotiana tomentosiformis chromosome 7, ASM39032v3, whole genome shotgun sequence genome:
- the LOC104092622 gene encoding internal alternative NAD(P)H-ubiquinone oxidoreductase A1, mitochondrial-like: protein MHWLKNLIQLSSTRSSFKSLTPVSPSLTQLLQFSVAATSGLEPTKGDQKPRVVVLGSGWAGCRLMKGLDTSIYDVVCVSPRNHMVFTPLLASTCVGTLEFRSVAEPIGRIQPAISSEPDSYFYLANCTAVDFANHVVSCQTVTDGVDVLEPWNFKISYDKLVIASGAQAMTFGIKGVMEHAIFLREVHHAQEIRRKLLLNLMLSDVPGVTEEEKRRLLHCVVVGGGPTGVEFSGELSDFIMRDVHQRYAHVKDYIHVTLIEANEILSSFDDRLRVYAIKQLTKSGVRLVRGVVKDVQPEKIILSDGTDVPYGLLVWSTGVGPSPFVNSLDLPKARGRIGIDEWLRIPSVQDVFSIGDCSGFLESTGKQVLPALAQVAERQGKYLAGLLNRLGKEGGGRANSAKDMNLGDPFMYKHLGSMATVGRYKALVDLRESKAGKGLSLAGFTSWLIWRSAYLTRVVSWRNRFYVAINWLTTFIFGRDISRI, encoded by the exons ATGCATTGGCTCAAGAATCTCATCCAACTCTCTTCGACCAGATCATCATTCAAATCTTTAACCCCAGTGTCACCATCGCTCACCCAATTGTTGCAATTTTCGGTGGCCGCAACTTCAGGGTTGGAGCCAACAAAGGGGGACCAGAAACCGAGGGTGGTGGTGCTGGGTTCAGGATGGGCTGGATGCAGGCTTATGAAGGGCCTTGACACCAGCATTTACGATGTGGTGTGTGTCTCGCCCAGGAACCATATGGTGTTCACCCCACTCCTGGCATCCACCTGTGTGGGTACTCTCGAGTTCAGGTCCGTAGCAGAACCCATCGGCCGGATTCAACCTGCTATTTCGAGCGAACCCGATTCTTATTTCTATCTTGCTAATTGCACTGCCGTTGATTTTGCCAACCATGTG GTGAGCTGCCAAACTGTGACAGATGGAGTTGATGTCCTTGAGCCGTGGAACTTCAAAATTTCATATGACAAGTTGGTGATTGCTTCTGGAGCACAAGCGATGACCTTTGGGATTAAGGGTGTAATGGAGCATGCTATTTTTCTGCGTGAGGTTCACCATGCTCAGGAAATACGTAGGAAACTACTTCTAAACCTGATGCTGTCTGATGTGCCTG GAGTTACTGAGGAAGAGAAGCGTCGTCTCTTACACTGTGTAGTCGTTGGAGGTGGGCCAACAGGAGTTGAGTTCAGTGGTGAACTTAGCGACTTTATCATGAGGGATGTTCATCAAAGATATGCTCATGTCAAAGATTATATTCACGTTACATTGATTGAG GCAAATGAGATATTATCCTCCTTCGATGATCGTTTACGTGTATATGCAATCAAACAGTTGACTAAG TCAGGAGTTCGTCTTGTACGAGGAGTTGTAAAGGATGTGCAACCTGAGAAGATAATTCTTAGTGATGGCACGGATGTCCCATATGGTCTGTTAGTGTGGTCTACTGGGGTTGGGCCCTCGCCTTTTGTGAACTCTCTGGATTTACCAAAAGCTAGGGGGAG GATAGGGATTGATGAATGGTTACGCATCCCATCAGTTCAGGATGTCTTCTCAATTGGCGATTGCAGTGGGTTCCTTGAGAGTACAGGCAAACAAGTTCTTCCAGCTTTGGCCCAA GTTGCAGAACGCCAGGGAAAATATCTGGCAGGTCTGTTGAACCGGTTGGGTAAAGAAGGTGGAGGGCGTGCTAATTCTGCAAAGGACATGAACCTCGGAGATCCATTTATGTATAAACACTTAGGGAGCATGGCTACTGTTGGCAGATATAAGGCCCTTGTGGACCTTAGAGAGAGCAAG GCGGGAAAAGGTCTCTCTTTGGCAGGATTCACGAGTTGGTTAATTTGGCGTTCAGCATATCTAACTCGTGTTGTAAGCTGGCGGAACAGATTCTATGTAGCAATCAACTGGTTGACAACTTTTATCTTTGGCCGTGATATAAGTCGGATATGA